A genomic window from Peromyscus maniculatus bairdii isolate BWxNUB_F1_BW_parent chromosome 1, HU_Pman_BW_mat_3.1, whole genome shotgun sequence includes:
- the Pydc2 gene encoding pyrin domain-containing protein 2 produces the protein MNQESEVPFFGNLQFRQPEFNVKAFLANLKIDELKKFKFQLKTFPEFREDLQKSSCCEVDEADNVKLADILIKKLPSERLKFVTLSILDKIKNTELPQPSEHL, from the exons ATGaaccag GAATCTGAGGTCCCATTCTTTGGCAATCTACAATTTCGTCAGCCAGAGTTTAATGTGAAGGCCTTTCTGGCAAACCTGAAGATTGATgaattaaagaaatttaaatttcaacTAAAGACCTTTCCAGAATTCAGAGAAGACTTACAAAAGTCCTCATGTTGTGAGGTAGATGAGGCTGATAATGTGAAACTGGCAGATATTCTGATCAAGAAATTACCAAGTGAAAGGCTAAAGTTTGTGACCCTGTCCATCTTGGACAAGATAAAGAACACTGAATTGCCTCAACCCTCAG AGCATTTATAG
- the LOC143271919 gene encoding immunoglobulin alpha Fc receptor-like gives MAPQDTTFLCLAVFLGQTIWAQEELPIPTISAATSPVVPWNGSVRILCQGIPEAFLYQLSLMKNSTHTVIEKKLGFQKKAEFIINHMNTTMAGGYQCQYKKKYHWSEWSKPLEVVVTGLYNKPVLSTDQSPVLIPGGNISFQCSSAHTLFSRFSLAKEGDTSSPWHQPEEYQGNFSLGPVNAGFSGNYRCYGWHSSSPHVWSAPSNALEIIVTDSSKQNSMMENSIRMGMAGLVLLVLLVILAEDWNSRRVSHKEDFQELAAQRWSK, from the exons AACTTCCCATTCCTACCATATCTGCTGCCACAAGTCCTGTGGTTCCCTGGAATGGTTCTGTGAGGATTCTCTGCCAGGGAATACCCGAAGCCTTTCTGTATCAGTTGTCCCTGATGAAAAACTCCACGCACACAGTCATCGAGAAGAAATTAGGATTTCAGAAGAAGGCTGAATTCATCATCAACCACATGAATACAACCATGGCAGGAGGTTATCAGTGTCAGTATAAGAAGAAGTACCACTGGTCAGAGTGGAGCAAAcccctggaggtggtggtgacag GCTTATACAACAAACCTGTCCTCTCCACAGATCAAAGCCCTGTGCTGATACCAGGAGGGAACATTTCTTTCCAGTGCAGTTCAGCACACACCCTGTTCAGCAGATTTTCACTGGCCAAGGAGGGAGACACTTCATCGCCATGGCACCAACCTGAAGAGTATCAGGGCAACTTCAGTCTTGGTCCTGTGAACGCTGGCTTCTCTGGGAACTACAGGTGCTATGGTTGGCACAGCAGCAGCCCCCATGTGTGGTCAGCCCCCAGTAATGCCCTGGAGATCATTGTCACAG ACTCCAGCAAGCAAAATTCCATGATGGAGAATTCAATCCGGATGGGTATGGCAGGGCTGGTCCTTTTGGTTCTCTTGGTGATACTAGCTGAAGATTGGAACAGCCGCAGGGTATCACACAAGGAAGACTTTCAGGAATTGGCTGCACAGAGATGGAGCAAATAG
- the LOC143273375 gene encoding natural cytotoxicity triggering receptor 1-like, with product MLSTLTALLCLQLCLSQRINTEECLYDTPKLQVHPGHEVTLGENVTFFCHLVSGTSKFFLLKEGRSNQVQQRYGNRQAEFPMGPMTRAHRGTYRCFGSYSDYTWSSPSEPVTLLISGKDPFTCVLTTALEDTLDSDCFKKIAKSSLLLKDPTSHLETPEGQRKMKEDAMGHIQKKECFKGRIQHYPLFTHPFFFSLSSDYLVFDSTTEESGLQEDSAFWDHTTQNLIRIGLACVVLMAIVWLLAEDWLSRKRDQEGTNRSASWECRRRWRAQRSLEEEQRDAISMSEVKATPGPGTI from the exons ATGCTGTCCACACTCACTGCCCTACTCTGCCTCC AGCTATGTCTGAGCCAGAGGATCAACACAGAAGAAT GTCTGTATGACACACCCAAACTCCAGGTTCACCCAGGGCACGAAGTAACCTTGGGGGAGAATGTGACCTTCTTCTGCCATCTGGTGTCTGGGACAAGCAAATTCTTTCTGCTCAAGGAAGGACGATCCAACCAAGTCCAGCAAAGATATGGGAACAGGCAAGCAGAGTTCCCCATGGGCCCTATGACTAGAGCCCACAGAGGGACATACAGATGTTTTGGCTCTTACAGTGACTATACATGGTCTTCCCCCAGTGAGCCTGTGACACTCCTCATCTCAGGTAAGGACCCTTTCACCTGTGTCTTAACCACAGCCCTAGAGGATACCCTTGACAGTGACTGTTTTAAAAAGATAGCCAAGAGTTCCCTGCTTCTTAAAGATCCAACCAGCCACTTGGAAACACCAGAGGGgcagagaaagatgaaggaa GATGCCATGGGCCATATACAGAAAAAAGAATGTTTCAAAGGAAGGATCCAACACTATCCTCTGTTCACTCatcccttcttcttttccttatcCTCAGATTATTTGGTGTTCGACTCTACGACTGAAGAATCAGGATTACAGGAGG ACTCTGCCTTCTGGGATCATACTACCCAGAATCTCATTCGGATTGGTCTGGCATGTGTAGTCCTGATGGCTATAGTATGGCTTTTGGCTGAAGactggctcagcaggaaaagggatCAAGAGGGGACCAACAGATCAGCAAGTTGGGAATGCAGGAGAAGATGGAGAGCACAACGTTCCCTTGAAGAGGAACAAAGGGATGCGATATCTATGAGCGAAGTGAAGGCAACTCCTGGACCTGGGACCATATGA